From Oscillospiraceae bacterium CM, a single genomic window includes:
- a CDS encoding HD family phosphohydrolase — MPDKKRDKTGNINDYLSCVREMTHHDAVRSMRGYNQHAGVDCLRHCLNVSYRSFLICRRLGLDYRSAARGGLLHDFFLYDWHVENPYGGLHGFRHPKIAALNANRHFSLNNKEQDVIKKHMWPLTVSMPKYLETLVVILVDKFCCVSESASAFKLFRRSQNFYLEETYQNI; from the coding sequence ATGCCTGACAAAAAGCGGGATAAAACCGGCAATATCAACGATTATCTCTCGTGCGTCCGGGAGATGACACATCACGACGCCGTCCGGTCAATGCGCGGGTATAATCAGCACGCGGGCGTCGACTGCCTGCGGCACTGCCTGAATGTATCCTACCGTAGCTTTCTCATTTGCCGTCGCCTCGGTCTTGATTACCGCTCCGCGGCAAGAGGTGGCCTGCTCCACGATTTCTTTCTCTACGACTGGCATGTTGAAAACCCATACGGCGGGCTGCACGGCTTCCGCCATCCGAAAATCGCGGCATTAAACGCAAACCGCCACTTCTCGCTGAACAATAAAGAGCAGGATGTTATTAAGAAACACATGTGGCCGCTCACCGTCTCCATGCCGAAATATCTTGAAACGCTCGTTGTCATTCTTGTCGACAAGTTTTGCTGCGTCAGCGAATCCGCAAGCGCCTTCAAGCTTTTCCGCCGCAGTCAGAATTTCTATCTTGAAGAGACATACCAGAATATCTAA
- the metG gene encoding methionine--tRNA ligase, with amino-acid sequence MSKGTFYITTPIYYPSDKLHIGHTYCTVATDAMARYKRMQGYDVMFLTGTDEHGQKIEEKAAAAGLTPKQFVDNIIEGPGGIRDLWKLMNISNDRFIRTTDDYHEKSVQRIFKKLYEQGDIYKSAYKGRYCTPCESFWTESQLQEGKCPDCGREVKYAEEEAYFFRLSNYTQRILDLYEKQPDFLEPASRVNEMVGNFLKPGLEDLCVSRTTFTWGVPVDFDPGHVVYVWIDALTNYITALGYLNEAYNDFDHYWPANVHFVGKEIVRFHAIIWPALLMALGLPLPKKVFGHGWLLLNGGKMSKSVGNVVDPGILAARYGVDALRYFLLREFPFGTDGTFSNELLISRINTDLANDLGNLVSRTVAMVIKYFDGTLPTTQEADSGDEELCAMASALRGHFETQMEKYAFQSALCEIFRVTARANKYIDEMTPWVLAKDEAKKPRLAAVMYNLLESIRICAVLLSPFMPETSAKILAQIGAAPADTTWDAAGVFGALPKAVTVMKGEAIFPRIDAAKELAALAEHSS; translated from the coding sequence ATGAGCAAAGGAACATTCTACATCACAACGCCCATCTATTATCCCTCGGACAAGCTCCACATCGGGCACACGTATTGCACGGTGGCAACGGACGCGATGGCGAGGTATAAGCGCATGCAAGGCTATGATGTCATGTTCCTGACGGGAACCGACGAGCATGGCCAGAAGATTGAGGAAAAGGCAGCCGCCGCTGGCCTGACGCCCAAGCAGTTCGTCGACAATATTATTGAGGGCCCGGGCGGCATCCGCGACCTCTGGAAGCTCATGAACATCAGTAACGACCGATTCATCCGCACGACGGACGATTATCACGAAAAGTCGGTTCAGCGGATTTTTAAAAAACTCTATGAGCAGGGCGATATTTATAAAAGCGCCTACAAAGGCCGATACTGCACGCCGTGTGAATCGTTCTGGACGGAGAGTCAGCTTCAAGAAGGCAAGTGCCCCGATTGTGGACGGGAGGTCAAATATGCCGAGGAGGAGGCTTACTTCTTCCGCTTGTCAAACTATACGCAGCGTATTCTTGACCTCTATGAAAAGCAGCCGGACTTTTTAGAGCCGGCGTCGCGCGTCAATGAGATGGTGGGCAACTTTTTAAAGCCGGGTTTGGAGGATTTGTGCGTTTCTCGGACGACATTTACATGGGGGGTCCCCGTTGATTTCGACCCCGGCCATGTCGTGTATGTTTGGATTGACGCCTTGACAAACTACATTACGGCGCTTGGCTATCTCAACGAGGCATATAATGATTTTGATCACTACTGGCCGGCAAACGTCCACTTTGTAGGCAAGGAAATCGTCCGCTTCCACGCGATTATCTGGCCCGCGCTCCTCATGGCGCTCGGCTTGCCTCTGCCGAAGAAGGTGTTCGGCCACGGCTGGCTCCTCTTAAACGGCGGCAAAATGAGCAAATCGGTCGGCAACGTCGTCGACCCGGGGATTCTAGCTGCTCGGTATGGCGTTGACGCGCTGCGGTATTTTCTCCTCCGCGAGTTCCCCTTTGGAACGGACGGTACGTTTTCAAACGAACTGCTGATCAGCCGGATTAACACCGATCTGGCAAATGACCTGGGCAATCTCGTCTCACGCACGGTCGCCATGGTCATCAAATATTTTGACGGGACACTGCCAACGACACAGGAAGCTGACAGCGGTGATGAGGAGCTGTGTGCGATGGCATCTGCGCTGCGTGGTCATTTTGAGACGCAGATGGAGAAATACGCGTTTCAGAGCGCTCTTTGCGAAATTTTTCGGGTCACAGCCCGGGCCAATAAATACATTGACGAAATGACGCCGTGGGTGCTGGCAAAGGACGAGGCGAAGAAACCGCGCCTTGCCGCCGTCATGTACAACCTGTTGGAATCCATTCGAATCTGCGCCGTCCTCCTCTCACCGTTTATGCCGGAGACAAGCGCGAAAATATTGGCGCAGATCGGCGCAGCGCCAGCCGATACGACGTGGGATGCCGCCGGTGTGTTCGGCGCGCTGCCGAAAGCGGTCACCGTCATGAAGGGAGAGGCTATCTTCCCACGGATTGATGCGGCCAAGGAACTGGCCGCGCTGGCGGAACACAGCAGCTGA
- a CDS encoding putative ABC transporter permease, with product MDILDLFLWFVIYSFIGWAYESVLFTIQEKHFVNRGFLNGPLCPIYGFGAILNLLIFEHTTNVFVLFFLAAVLTTTLEYLTAVVLEKVFNAKWWDYSEFPLNFQGRIGVISTVVFGLMSVVQIKYGHPFISGLTDRLPDNFKIAFSFVILMLILFDFAFTVRHVLLLNGRLSEIQTAINAFFEKYSRRAGEFKNTLLVNFEGSEFYSDRIRTLFNLDRLQNLRLFKAFPKLQSLKYDGALRKLRDRLLGARKKP from the coding sequence ATGGACATCTTGGATTTATTTTTGTGGTTTGTCATATACAGCTTTATCGGCTGGGCGTATGAATCGGTTTTGTTTACGATTCAGGAAAAGCACTTTGTCAACCGCGGGTTCCTTAACGGTCCCCTCTGCCCGATTTACGGCTTTGGCGCTATTCTGAACCTGTTGATTTTTGAACATACGACGAACGTTTTTGTCCTGTTTTTCCTCGCCGCCGTCCTGACGACAACACTTGAATATCTGACGGCTGTTGTTCTTGAAAAAGTTTTTAACGCCAAATGGTGGGACTATTCCGAGTTCCCGCTGAATTTTCAGGGCAGAATCGGCGTTATTTCCACCGTTGTTTTCGGTTTGATGTCGGTTGTGCAGATTAAATATGGTCATCCCTTTATCAGCGGCCTGACGGACAGGCTCCCCGATAACTTTAAGATAGCGTTTTCTTTTGTCATCCTCATGCTGATCCTTTTCGACTTTGCCTTTACCGTCCGCCACGTCCTGCTATTAAACGGTCGGTTGAGTGAAATCCAGACGGCGATCAATGCTTTTTTCGAAAAATATTCCCGCCGCGCCGGCGAATTTAAAAATACGCTCCTTGTCAACTTTGAAGGCAGTGAATTTTACTCTGACCGGATCCGAACACTCTTTAACTTAGACAGGCTGCAAAACCTCCGTCTGTTCAAGGCTTTCCCAAAGCTGCAGTCTCTCAAATATGACGGGGCGCTGCGAAAGCTCCGTGACAGGCTTTTGGGAGCACGGAAAAAACCATAA